The Marinomonas maritima genome segment ACCTTTTAAGTCTTTTGAGTGTTCATTGCCTAAACAAAGTAATAATCGACCCTCAGCGGTAAGTCTGACTCGATTACAGGTATCACAAAAGTTATGACTGTGAGGTGAAATAACACCAATTTTGTGATCGTAACCTGCTACCTGATAGTAGCTTGTTGGTCCGCTAGTCGTCATTGAACTAGGAGTAAGCTCGTAGTATTTACTGAGCGTTTCGATAACGTCATCACTGGATAAATACGTTGCGGCGCGATCATGGTCGCTAATAATGCCCAACGGCATTTCTTCAATAAAACTGATGTCCATTTTACGATCTAACGCAAAGCGCGCAAGGTCGAATAATTCATCATCATTATGATTTTTGAGCATAACGCTGTTGATTTTTAGCCTTTTGAACGGTAACTCGCTGACGGCTTCTATGCCATTGATAACTTGTTGAAATTTATCTCTACGCGTCAGCGCGTAAAAGCGATCAGCTTTTAATGTATCGAGACTGATGTTGATACGAGACACGCCGGCGTTGAGTAAATCTTGCGCCATTTTATAAAGTTGAGAGCCATTCGTCGTAATGGTTAATTCTTCTAAACCGTCCGTGTTGGCGATTTGCTCTATCGCCCATAATATATTTTTGCGTACTAAAGGTTCGCCGCCAGTAATTCGAATGCGTTTGGTACCCATTGAAATAAAGGTTTTTGCGACGTGAACAATTTCTTCAAGAGACAAAATATGTTCTCTAGACAAAAAAGAGACGTCTTCATCCATACAATAGGTGCAGCGAAAGTCGCATCTGTCAGTAACAGAAATACGTAAGTAATCTATTTTTCGACCAAATGGATCGATTAAAGCGGATGTAGCCAAGAAAAATACCCCACAAGATAGCTGTCCATCAAAGCAAAAAAACGGCTATTTAGCAAAGTGGTAAAAAAAATTAGACGGTTTTTGGGTGTTATTTTCAAATTTTGTCGATTTCCTGTTAAAAACGTCACGTGAAAAGCGGCATAATACGAATATTTATAATTTGCAGGAGAGCAACGGTGAGTCAAGTCGTTAATCATTTAATTGGTCTACTGAAGTTAGAGCGAGTATCCGCTACTCAGTTTATTGGGCGTAGCCAAGACATAGGCTTCCCGAAATTATTTGGCGGTCAAGTTATTGGCCAAGGGTTGAGTGCAGCAACGCAAACGGTAGAAGGGCGTTTTCCGCATTCGCTCCATTGCTACTTCTTACGCCCTGGTGATTCTACGCATCCCATTGAATATGATGTTGAAGTGGTTCGCGATGGTGGCAGTTTTAGTGTGAGGCGAGTGATTGCTTCACAATTTGGAAAAAGTATTTTAGCGATGACGGTGTCTTTTCATATCGAAGAATCAGGCTTCGATCACCAAGACGCGATGCCGAATGTACCGGGGCCTGAATCGTTCAAATCTGAATTATCGCTTTTCAGAGCTCACTCAAGCGAAATACCCGAAAAAGTAAGGGATTTATTTACGGCGGATCGCCCGATTGAATATCGAATTGTAGAAAATCAAAATCCATTTCGTCCTCGTCCAGGGATTGCGAAACGCCATATGTGGATTCGTAGCGTGTCTGCTCTGCCTGATGATGCACTAGTTCATCAGTCTATGTTGGCTTATACAACGGATTATGGCTTTATTGAAACCGCCTTGATGCCTCATGGATTGTCTATTGGTAACCCGTATTTAACCATTGCCAGTCTGGATCATGCGATTTGGTTTCATCGTCCTTTCAGGTTAGATGAATGGTTGCTTTATGTGGCAGACTCCCCGTCAGCCAGTTCGGCTAGAGGCTTTGTACGCGGGCAAATTTTTAATCAACAAGGTGAGTTGGTTGCGTCAACCGCTCAGGAAGGTTTATTACGCTACTCGCGTTAAGCTTTGCTGCGAAATCTTGTCAAAGGCCGTGTTGTTTTAATGCCCAGACAATGTGTTCTTTTACTAACTCAGAAGAATGGGAGAGTGCATTTTCGAGTGTTTGGACAGTGGCTGGATTTGTTGGGGCATTACCAAGCGCGACAGCAATGTTTCTGCGCCAGTTCTCAAAGCCAGTTCGACGAATAGGGGAGCCTTCGGTATTTTTTAAGAAGGTTTCTTCATCCCACTCAAATAACTCAACCAGATCCGCTGAATCTAAATTGTGCCTCGGTTGGAAGTCCTCTTCTTCGGTGTATTTGGCGAACTTTGTCCAAGGGCAAACTAGCTGGCAATCGTCACAGCCAAAAATCCGGTTGCCCATTTTACTGCGCAGCTCTTCTGGAATAGGACCTTTGTGCTCAATGGTTAGATAAGAAATGCACTTTCCAGCATCAAGCACCCAAGGCTCCACAAAAGCATCGGTTGGACATTGAGTTAGACAGGCTGTACAGCTGCCGCAATGTCTGGTCTCGCTTGGTTTATCGACAGGAAGTGGCAAGTTAGTAAATATTTCACCGAGTAAAAACCAGCTGCCGGCCTTTGGTGTTAGCAGTAGTGTGTTTTTGCCAATCCACCCCATCCCAGCTTGTTCGGCAATTTGTCTCTCTAAAATTGGTGCGCTATCGACAAAAGCTCTATAGCCATGATCGCCGACTTGTTGCTCTATTCTCTTGGCTAATTGAGTAAGGCGTTTGCGAATTAACTTATGGTAATCACGTCCTAAGGCATAGCGAGCAATGTAAGCTTTGTCTTTGGTTTTCAGTCTTTCGACTGTTTCGACCGATTGGGGAAGGTAATGCATGCGAAGGGAAATAACACGGCGCGTTCCGGGGTGTAGTTGCTCTGGGTAAAAACGCATGTCGCCATGATTGGCAAGATAATCCATGCCAGCATGGTATTTATTATTGAGCCATTCGTTAAATTCGTCTTTGTATTGAGCAAGATCAGGCTCGACGATACGAGCTTCAGCAAAACCCAATTCAATTGCCCATGATTTGATGTCATCAGCAAGTAGGTTTAAGCCGTCTGAACTGGATAAAAACGAAGGAAGCAAGTGAGTACCGAAACATTAGACGCTAGGCTTTATAAAGAGCAGCCTAGCGTGAAGAACAAGAAATTAGTAAAGCTGAGAGTCGCCTTTAACCACATCCATCAATAGCTTTATAAACTTACGATCGGCTTCCGTGTGTTCTTCTTGGATTTTAATCGTTGTTTGGCTTGAGACTTCTTCTGCAATACGTTGGTAAGCATTTGGCTGGTTGATATTTTCTTTAGCGATACGGACTAATTCTCCAGCGAGTTCTGGATCCATAAGCATCTTACGAAAACAGCGTGAAAATTCATCAATAACTCGTTGTTGGTTAAGCTCATTAGCCATGATAAAACTCCTAATCAATTTATGCCGCTATGACACCATGAAGCGTAGTTTAGAGCAAGTTTTTATACGCTTTGTGTTGACAAATCTGAGGCGCAAAGACAAAATGAAAATCTATATAATTCGACGCCACCCTGTCGATGACTCCTTTTTATGGGCCACTAGCTCATCTCAATCAGATTCGTTCTGATAAGCACAAGTGTAGAATGACGCAATATTGTTGTCCTATACTTCTCCTCGCGAAAAAACGCGGGCAGTGTAAAAACTGCGATTTATTGCGTTTGAGTGTTTCTTACTTTTAGGTAAATGTTCCTTATTTTTAAAAGTTGCCTCAGTTAGTTTTGCAAACTTCGTTCTATCAACTTTAATCTACCTGTCTTATGCGGTTACAATAGCCGTAGTTTGAAATTTTTAAAGACAGATGAATACTTATAGAGGGTAACAAGGTGGAGTTATTATCCGGTGGTGAAATGATCGCCCGCTTCCTCAAAGATGAGGGAGTTGAATATATCTATGGTTACCCAGGTGGTGCCGCACTTCATATATACGATGCCTTGCATCGTCAGTCTGATGTAAAGCATATTCTGGTTAGGCATGAACAAGCGGCAACGCACATGGCAGATGGCTATGCGCGTGCAACAGGTAAGGCGGGCACGGTTCTCGTTACCTCTGGTCCAGGTGCGACGAATACGGTAACAGGCATTGCGACAGCTTATATGGACTCCATTCCCATGGTCATTATTTGTGGCCAGGTTATGAGTTACCTGATTGGTGAAGATGCGTTTCAAGAAACCGATATGATTGGTGTGTCACGTCCAATTGTTAAGCACAGCTTTACGGTTAAACACCCTTCTGAAATTCCTATGATCCTGAAAAAGGCATATCACATTGCTAGTACTGGTCGTCCTGGCCCAGTTGTGATTGATGTGCCAAAAGACATGACCATGCCAGGTGATAAATACGAATATAAATACCCTGAGTCTGTCTCTATTCGTTCTTATACGCCACCAACAAAAGGTCACAGTGGCCAGATCAAAAAAGCCGTTGAGCTATTATTGGCGGCCAAGCGTCCAATCATCTACGCAGGTGGTGGCGTCATTATGGG includes the following:
- the moaA gene encoding GTP 3',8-cyclase MoaA, with the protein product MATSALIDPFGRKIDYLRISVTDRCDFRCTYCMDEDVSFLSREHILSLEEIVHVAKTFISMGTKRIRITGGEPLVRKNILWAIEQIANTDGLEELTITTNGSQLYKMAQDLLNAGVSRINISLDTLKADRFYALTRRDKFQQVINGIEAVSELPFKRLKINSVMLKNHNDDELFDLARFALDRKMDISFIEEMPLGIISDHDRAATYLSSDDVIETLSKYYELTPSSMTTSGPTSYYQVAGYDHKIGVISPHSHNFCDTCNRVRLTAEGRLLLCLGNEHSKDLKGVIRNTSADSITLESAIIDALALKPLQHHFNLDEAPQILRFMSATGG
- the queG gene encoding tRNA epoxyqueuosine(34) reductase QueG — its product is MLPSFLSSSDGLNLLADDIKSWAIELGFAEARIVEPDLAQYKDEFNEWLNNKYHAGMDYLANHGDMRFYPEQLHPGTRRVISLRMHYLPQSVETVERLKTKDKAYIARYALGRDYHKLIRKRLTQLAKRIEQQVGDHGYRAFVDSAPILERQIAEQAGMGWIGKNTLLLTPKAGSWFLLGEIFTNLPLPVDKPSETRHCGSCTACLTQCPTDAFVEPWVLDAGKCISYLTIEHKGPIPEELRSKMGNRIFGCDDCQLVCPWTKFAKYTEEEDFQPRHNLDSADLVELFEWDEETFLKNTEGSPIRRTGFENWRRNIAVALGNAPTNPATVQTLENALSHSSELVKEHIVWALKQHGL
- a CDS encoding acyl-CoA thioesterase, which gives rise to MSQVVNHLIGLLKLERVSATQFIGRSQDIGFPKLFGGQVIGQGLSAATQTVEGRFPHSLHCYFLRPGDSTHPIEYDVEVVRDGGSFSVRRVIASQFGKSILAMTVSFHIEESGFDHQDAMPNVPGPESFKSELSLFRAHSSEIPEKVRDLFTADRPIEYRIVENQNPFRPRPGIAKRHMWIRSVSALPDDALVHQSMLAYTTDYGFIETALMPHGLSIGNPYLTIASLDHAIWFHRPFRLDEWLLYVADSPSASSARGFVRGQIFNQQGELVASTAQEGLLRYSR